A part of Prosthecobacter fusiformis genomic DNA contains:
- the htpG gene encoding molecular chaperone HtpG, which yields MSNTTGNSSTHEFQAEVKQVLDIVIHSLYTDREIFIRELVSNAADALEKMRLTQLTEKEVYGAELPLEIHITTDEAAGTLTIADHGIGMTRTELVENLGTIAHSGSKAFAAALKNAGKSNEASLIGQFGVGFYSAFMVADEVRVHTHSWRMEGEPLVWTSTGAGTYSIEDSAEEVRGSRIVIKLKEDALEFCRPDRVKSVLGKYSNFVGFPIQLNGERVNTVEAIWLKSKDEVTEEQYKAFYQFTAHAFDEPSYRLHFQADAPLVINALLFLPDQNMEAFGMGQMEPAVGLYCKKVLIDPHPKKLLPEWMRFVRGVIDSEDLPLNISRESMQDSALVRKLGEVVAKRLLKFLDKEAQDDAKKFQEFYAKFSRFFKEGVATDYLNRDAIAKLLRFESSLTEKGEVIGLADYVSRMKEDQKAIYYQVAPSRNTIESGPYVEAFKSKGYEVLYLYESIDEYVVNSLREFDGKPLQAVNSNEVDLGDLANEGEALNEAETQMLCDWLKGRLASGVEDVRSGKRLVSSPALAITPDGEMTPQMRQMMRVMKPDEVEAPKVILEINPRHEIVKKLSALSVSDADSAQLVAEQVLDNALLSAGLLDDPQRIVARTEKIMERLLAK from the coding sequence ATGAGCAACACGACCGGCAATAGCAGTACGCATGAGTTCCAGGCTGAGGTAAAACAGGTCCTGGATATCGTGATCCACAGTCTTTATACGGACCGCGAAATCTTCATCCGGGAGCTGGTCTCCAATGCGGCGGATGCGCTGGAGAAGATGCGCCTGACGCAACTGACGGAAAAGGAAGTCTATGGGGCGGAGCTGCCGCTGGAGATCCACATCACGACGGATGAGGCGGCGGGGACGCTGACCATCGCGGATCACGGCATCGGCATGACGCGGACGGAGCTGGTGGAAAATCTGGGCACCATCGCGCATTCGGGGTCGAAGGCGTTTGCGGCGGCGCTGAAGAACGCAGGCAAGTCCAATGAGGCGTCCCTGATCGGCCAATTTGGCGTGGGATTTTACAGTGCCTTCATGGTGGCGGATGAGGTGCGGGTGCATACGCACTCCTGGCGCATGGAGGGTGAGCCGCTGGTGTGGACGAGCACGGGTGCGGGCACGTATTCCATCGAGGACTCGGCCGAGGAGGTGCGGGGCAGCCGCATCGTGATCAAGCTGAAGGAGGATGCGCTGGAATTTTGCCGCCCGGACCGGGTGAAGAGTGTGCTGGGCAAGTATTCAAACTTTGTGGGCTTCCCCATCCAGCTCAATGGTGAGCGGGTGAATACGGTGGAGGCGATCTGGCTGAAGAGTAAGGATGAGGTGACGGAGGAGCAGTATAAGGCTTTTTATCAGTTCACGGCGCATGCGTTTGATGAGCCGAGCTATCGCCTGCACTTCCAGGCGGATGCGCCGCTGGTGATCAATGCGCTGCTTTTCCTGCCGGACCAGAATATGGAGGCCTTCGGCATGGGGCAGATGGAGCCGGCAGTGGGCCTGTATTGCAAGAAGGTGCTCATCGACCCGCATCCGAAGAAGCTGCTGCCGGAGTGGATGCGCTTCGTGCGCGGGGTGATCGACAGTGAGGATCTGCCGCTGAATATTTCCCGCGAGTCCATGCAGGACAGTGCGCTGGTGCGGAAGCTGGGTGAGGTGGTGGCGAAGCGCCTGCTGAAATTTCTGGATAAGGAAGCGCAGGATGATGCGAAGAAATTCCAGGAGTTTTACGCGAAGTTTAGCCGCTTCTTCAAGGAAGGCGTGGCGACGGACTATCTGAACCGCGATGCCATCGCGAAGCTGCTGCGCTTTGAATCCAGCCTGACGGAGAAGGGCGAGGTGATCGGCCTAGCGGACTATGTTTCACGGATGAAGGAGGACCAGAAGGCGATCTATTACCAGGTGGCTCCGTCCCGCAATACGATCGAGTCCGGTCCGTATGTGGAGGCCTTTAAATCGAAGGGCTATGAGGTGCTGTATCTGTATGAGTCCATCGACGAATACGTGGTGAACAGCCTGCGCGAGTTCGACGGTAAGCCTTTGCAGGCGGTGAACAGCAATGAAGTGGACCTGGGCGATCTGGCCAATGAGGGCGAGGCGCTGAATGAGGCGGAGACGCAGATGCTGTGCGACTGGCTGAAGGGCCGCCTGGCGAGCGGGGTGGAGGATGTGCGCAGTGGCAAGCGGCTGGTGAGCAGCCCGGCACTGGCCATCACGCCGGATGGTGAGATGACGCCGCAGATGCGCCAGATGATGCGGGTGATGAAGCCGGATGAGGTGGAGGCCCCGAAGGTGATCCTGGAGATCAACCCGCGTCACGAGATCGTGAAGAAGCTTTCCGCGCTGAGCGTGAGCGATGCGGACAGTGCGCAACTGGTCGCGGAGCAGGTGCTGGACAATGCGCTGCTTTCCGCCGGGCTGCTGGATGATCCACAGCGCATCGTGGCGCGGACGGAGAAGATCATGGAGCGCCTGCTGGCGAAGTGA